A single Nicotiana tabacum cultivar K326 chromosome 5, ASM71507v2, whole genome shotgun sequence DNA region contains:
- the LOC107819630 gene encoding large ribosomal subunit protein uL6z/uL6y has protein sequence MKTILSSETMDIPDGVKIKVKAKQIEVEGPRGKLTRNFKHLNLDFQLIKDEETGKKKLKIDAWFGSRKTTAAIRTALSHVENLITGVTKGYRYKMRFVYAHFPINASITGGNKAIEIRNFLGEKRVRKVDMLEGVTVVRSEKVKDELVLDGNDIELVSRSAALINQKCHVKNKDIRKFLDGIYVSEKGRIAEEE, from the exons ATGAAGACTATACTCTCATCAGAAACGATGGATATCCCCGATGGGGTGAAAATCAAGGTAAAAGCAAAGCAAATAGAAGTGGAGGGACCGAGAGGAAAACTAACCCGCAACTTCAAGCACTTGAATCTTGATTTTCAGCTCATAAAAGATGAAGAAACTGGAAAGAAAAAGCTCAAGATTGATGCTTGGTTTGGATCTCGTAAAACCACAGCTGCTATTCGCACTGCACTTAGTCACGTTGAGAATCTCATAACTGGTGTCACTAAAGGGTACCGTTACAAGATGCGTTTTGTGTATGCCCATTTTCCTATCAATGCTTCTATCACTGGTGGGAACAAGGCTATTGAGATCAGGAACTTTCTTGGCGAGAAAAgg GTGAGGAAAGTCGATATGCTTGAAGGGGTTACTGTTGTTAGGTCCGAGAAAGTTAAGGATGAATTGGTATTGGATGGGAATGACATTGAGCTTGTTTCTCGGTCTGCTGCCCTCATAAACCAG AAATGCCATGTGAAGAACAAAGATATTCGTAAGTTCCTGGATGGTATCTATGTGAGTGAGAAAGGAAGAATAGCTGAAGAAGAGTAA